In Primulina eburnea isolate SZY01 chromosome 3, ASM2296580v1, whole genome shotgun sequence, one DNA window encodes the following:
- the LOC140826988 gene encoding dolichyl-diphosphooligosaccharide--protein glycosyltransferase 48 kDa subunit-like, with amino-acid sequence MAMFRTLLILVPIFATLCSSFSPESPTDGRILVLLEDFALKSSHSLFFKSLQTRGFDLDFKLADDPKISLQRYGKYLYDGLILFSPTVDRFGGSIDTASILEFVDSGNDLIIAADQSASELIRDIAFECGVDFDEDPEALVIDHTSYAVSEIEGHHTLLASDDFIQSEVILGSKKIEAPVLYKGIGHSVNPANSMVLKVLSASPAAYSANPHSKLSNPPSLIGSSISLVSVVQARNNARILISGSLSVFSNRFFQSRVQKAGSSIKHEKSGNEQFLTELSKWIFHERGHLKAVTVRHHKVGEVVEPSFYRIKDDLEYSVEIYEWSGANWEPYVADDVQLQFYMMSPYVLKTMSTNQKGLYHSSFRVPDVYGVFQFKVEYRRLGYTSLSLSKQIPVRPFRHNEYERFIPAAYPYYGASFSMMAGFFIFTMAYLYTK; translated from the exons ATGGCTATGTTTCGGACGCTTTTGATTCTCGTTCCCATCTTCGCTACTCTCTGCAGTTCATTTTCCCCCGAGAGCCCCACAGATGGGCGAATTTTGGTCTTGCTCGAGGATTTTGCACTCAAATCTTCACACTCGCTCTTCTTCAAGTCGCTCCAAACCAGAGGATTTGACCTCGATTTTAAGCTCGCCGATGATCCCAAAATCTCCTTGCAGAGATATGGAAAGTATTTATATGACGGACTTATTCTCTTCAGCCCCACCGTCGACC GTTTTGGAGGGTCGATTGATACAGCATCGATATTGGAATTCGTTGATTCTGGCAATGATTTGATCATTGCTGCTGATCAATCGGCTTCGGAATTGATTCGAGACATTGCCTTTGAGTGTGGTGTTGACTTTGATGAG GATCCAGAAGCTTTGGTCATTGATCATACAAGCTATGCAGTTTCAGAAATCGAGGGGCATCATACTCTTCTTGCCAGTGATGATTTTATTCAATCCGAAGTGATTTTGGGAAGCAAGAAAATTGAG GCTCCTGTACTTTATAAGGGTATTGGCCACTCAGTAAATCCTGCCAACAGTATG GTGTTAAAAGTTCTCTCGGCTTCACCTGCAGCGTATTCAGCCAATCCACATTCCAAGTTGTCAAACCCTCCCTCTTTGATTGGTTCTTCCATATCTTTAGTTTCTGTAGTGCAG GCAAGAAACAATGCCCGGATTTTGATATCTGGCTCATTAAGCGTGTTCAGCAACCG GTTCTTTCAATCTCGAGTACAAAAAGCTGGAAGCTCTATCAA GCATGAGAAATCTGGGAATGAGCAATTTTTGACTGAACTCAGCAAGTGGATTTTCCATGAAAGAGGTCACCTGAAG GCAGTTACTGTAAGGCATCATAAAGTTGGTGAAGTTGTTGAACCTTCATTCTACAGAATCAAAGATGACCTG GAATATTCAGTGGAGATTTATGAGTGGTCCGGCGCAAATTGGGAACCATATGTTGCTGATGATGTGCAGCTTCAGTTTTATATGATGAGTCCTTATGTTTTGAAAACCATGTCAACCAATCAGAAG GGTCtttatcattcatcattcaGGGTTCCCGATGTATATGGTGTCTTCCAATTTAAGGTCGAGTACCGAAGACTTGGATATACAAGCTTAAGTTTATCAAAACAG ATTCCAGTTCGACCATTCAGGCATAACGAATATGAGAGATTCATTCCAGCTGCTTATCCATATTATGGAGCATCATTTTCAATG